The proteins below come from a single Terriglobales bacterium genomic window:
- a CDS encoding type I phosphomannose isomerase catalytic subunit, with the protein MAPQFVERIWGKRDLAPLYQYRRTPEQTPIGEVWLTGDECRVTNGPFAGESLATLAGRFGCDFVGEAAPRSSRFPLLVKFLFPCEKLSVQVHPDDEGARRHGEPNGKTECWYVYSAQPGAQIALGLKEGATLAQLERAIAETRAEELLNWIDLAAGDLIYVDAGTVHTIGPGSVLVEVQQNSDLTYRLYDYGRPRKLHLSEAFDVIKEKTFAGKIPPSGSNGNLNLITSSCFVVNKRTLPETKEHLITRHMPPYSVQIVVALEGSGLVLAKDKDPVPFSRGEVVVVPASINNFRVRPQQNLEYLHICLPQEEVKVPQSVPSDQK; encoded by the coding sequence ATGGCTCCACAATTTGTCGAGCGCATCTGGGGAAAGCGCGATCTGGCGCCTCTCTACCAGTATCGGCGTACCCCCGAGCAAACACCCATCGGCGAGGTTTGGCTTACCGGCGACGAGTGCCGTGTCACCAACGGCCCGTTTGCTGGGGAAAGTCTGGCCACGCTGGCTGGCAGGTTCGGATGTGATTTCGTTGGCGAGGCAGCTCCTCGCAGCAGCCGTTTTCCGCTGCTTGTAAAATTTCTTTTCCCTTGCGAAAAACTTTCGGTCCAGGTGCATCCCGATGATGAGGGCGCCCGCCGCCACGGCGAGCCCAACGGTAAGACCGAGTGCTGGTACGTGTACTCTGCCCAGCCCGGCGCGCAGATTGCTCTGGGACTCAAAGAGGGAGCCACACTGGCACAACTGGAGCGCGCCATCGCCGAAACTCGCGCCGAGGAGCTGCTCAACTGGATTGATCTCGCTGCCGGCGACCTGATCTACGTGGACGCCGGCACCGTGCACACCATCGGTCCAGGATCGGTGCTGGTGGAAGTCCAGCAGAATTCCGATCTGACCTATCGTCTTTACGACTACGGACGGCCGCGCAAGTTGCACCTGAGCGAAGCTTTTGATGTGATTAAAGAGAAGACTTTTGCCGGCAAAATACCGCCCAGCGGAAGCAATGGGAATCTGAATCTGATTACCTCCTCCTGCTTTGTTGTAAACAAACGCACTTTGCCGGAAACCAAAGAACACCTGATCACCCGGCACATGCCGCCTTACTCTGTACAGATCGTAGTGGCGCTGGAGGGCAGCGGTTTGGTTTTGGCGAAAGACAAAGATCCAGTCCCATTTTCGCGCGGTGAGGTTGTCGTGGTTCCGGCAAGCATTAACAATTTCAGAGTTCGTCCGCAGCAGAACCTGGAATACTTGCATATCTGTTTGCCGCAGGAAGAGGTCAAGGTGCCGCAATCTGTGCCCAGCGACCAGAAGTAA